One bacterium DNA segment encodes these proteins:
- the rapZ gene encoding RNase adapter RapZ — protein sequence MPKPELILLSGLSGSGKTTALHTLEDLGYSCVDNLPGPLFQDFVQHYLTNSIQGHFALLLDSRTAIELKILKTALESIRARGAVTEVIFLDAHDDVICRRFQETRRPHPLIESECCDCIPSAIQRERELLADFRSIADRVVDTSSFSPHQLRNHIESLFAEDTRDAETRPEITLVSFGFKHGIPQDLDLMLDVRFLPNPHFVPELRELDGRNAEVANYVLAVPDAQEFLKRYLDFLAFLIPRYRQEGKRYLRIGLGCTGGQHRSVALTETLAQLLYEHNFKILQIMHRDIKA from the coding sequence ATGCCTAAACCAGAATTAATACTGCTCAGTGGTCTCTCCGGATCGGGTAAGACCACGGCATTACATACACTCGAGGACCTGGGTTATTCATGTGTGGATAATTTACCGGGTCCTTTATTTCAGGACTTCGTTCAACATTATCTTACCAATTCGATTCAAGGGCATTTTGCCTTATTGCTTGATTCGCGCACCGCAATTGAATTGAAAATTCTCAAAACCGCACTTGAGTCAATCCGCGCCCGGGGCGCAGTTACGGAAGTAATTTTTCTCGATGCCCATGACGATGTAATATGTCGAAGATTTCAAGAAACTCGTAGACCACATCCCTTGATTGAATCAGAGTGTTGCGATTGTATCCCCAGCGCAATTCAGCGCGAACGCGAATTACTTGCCGACTTTCGCTCGATTGCTGACCGCGTGGTTGATACGAGCTCATTCTCTCCACATCAACTACGTAATCACATCGAGTCACTATTTGCTGAGGACACCAGGGATGCAGAAACGCGACCAGAAATCACCCTTGTCTCCTTTGGATTTAAGCACGGCATTCCTCAGGACTTAGACTTGATGCTTGATGTGAGATTTTTACCCAATCCACATTTCGTTCCTGAGCTACGCGAGCTTGACGGACGGAATGCAGAAGTTGCGAATTATGTATTAGCTGTGCCCGATGCTCAGGAATTTTTGAAGCGCTACCTTGATTTTCTTGCCTTTCTAATTCCTCGTTACCGTCAGGAGGGTAAGCGCTATCTAAGGATTGGCTTGGGATGTACCGGAGGTCAGCACCGCTCAGTAGCATTAACCGAGACGCTGGCACAGTTGCTTTACGAGCATAATTTCAAAATCCTTCAAATTATGCACCGTGATATTAAGGCATAA
- the raiA gene encoding ribosome-associated translation inhibitor RaiA, whose product MSRPNPLINTSVTFRHTESTEALKSYASEKVKSRFERFISGEANVHIILSVEKRDHTAEVIFHTRGHDHSCKATTSDLYSAIDKAVDMVSTQLRKEKERMQSHRHVQVTVADA is encoded by the coding sequence ATGTCTCGACCAAATCCATTAATCAATACTTCCGTAACTTTCCGCCATACCGAATCAACAGAAGCACTTAAAAGTTATGCATCGGAAAAAGTAAAAAGCAGATTTGAGAGATTTATTAGTGGTGAGGCGAATGTGCATATTATTCTCTCCGTGGAGAAACGAGACCATACGGCCGAAGTGATTTTCCATACACGTGGGCACGATCATTCTTGTAAGGCAACAACTAGTGACTTATATTCGGCAATTGATAAAGCCGTAGATATGGTTTCTACGCAATTACGTAAGGAAAAAGAGCGCATGCAGAGTCATCGCCATGTGCAAGTAACTGTTGCTGATGCCTAA